In Vicinamibacteria bacterium, the following proteins share a genomic window:
- a CDS encoding TonB family protein, whose product MSRVPTARTVEPPDPATLERKEAVFLPPQEVLRRLVPMRRREPRPMATPAPAKPPDPRAKDRISIGPPTDVRTKGPLILRREDDLTKAPKGRPDAQQTPAPSAPASPLPKTADAGAPSPQVPGREGLRVPPGLGSELTRGSEGSKARPGSLGPSINSAIENVERRLDREARLGIPTGTGGQNLGGLFFDPQGADFTLWINHFKNEVYRNWIVPQPALMGFKGHVDFEFTVERDGSLSALRMLKSSGTPAMDRAAQNALQGSRFLALPSDYGPASVTIQVSFFYNEGPHGS is encoded by the coding sequence GTGAGCCGGGTCCCAACGGCCCGAACAGTCGAACCCCCCGATCCGGCCACGCTGGAGCGCAAGGAAGCCGTCTTCCTGCCCCCCCAAGAGGTCTTGCGGCGGCTGGTTCCCATGCGGCGGCGGGAGCCTCGGCCCATGGCGACCCCGGCCCCCGCCAAGCCTCCCGACCCCCGGGCCAAGGACCGGATCAGCATTGGCCCCCCGACCGATGTGCGAACGAAGGGCCCGCTCATACTCCGCCGCGAAGATGACCTGACCAAGGCCCCGAAGGGTCGGCCGGATGCCCAGCAGACCCCGGCGCCCTCCGCTCCCGCGAGCCCGCTCCCCAAAACGGCCGACGCCGGGGCTCCTTCTCCCCAAGTCCCGGGTCGAGAGGGCCTGCGTGTCCCCCCTGGGCTCGGCAGCGAGCTGACCCGTGGAAGCGAGGGATCGAAGGCCCGGCCGGGGTCCCTGGGGCCGTCCATCAACTCCGCCATCGAGAACGTGGAAAGGCGACTGGACCGGGAGGCCCGCCTGGGGATCCCGACGGGGACGGGGGGGCAGAACCTGGGCGGGTTGTTCTTCGACCCCCAAGGGGCGGACTTCACGCTCTGGATCAACCACTTCAAGAACGAGGTCTACCGGAACTGGATCGTGCCCCAGCCCGCGCTCATGGGCTTCAAGGGTCACGTGGACTTCGAGTTCACGGTCGAGAGGGACGGTAGCCTCTCCGCATTACGGATGCTCAAGTCTTCGGGCACCCCTGCCATGGATCGGGCCGCCCAGAACGCCCTCCAAGGCAGCCGCTTCCTGGCTCTGCCCTCGGACTACGGACCGGCGAGCGTCACGATACAGGTGAGCTTCTTCTACAACGAAGGGCCGCACGGATCGTGA